One window of the Microplitis demolitor isolate Queensland-Clemson2020A chromosome 10, iyMicDemo2.1a, whole genome shotgun sequence genome contains the following:
- the LOC103574340 gene encoding uncharacterized protein LOC103574340 produces the protein MQAKKILLLIAIGLLFLECNCCDGGGKKAVTKNTFDYFIPTYWKLEVTDPFNIGWENLDKYPIIYMDGRNYYDLGDDRRVPITLIPVGNDERFDDNINRFFSVRILMPSGMQPDFSKPFFKTVVNGSVMGVAYAIVNSSYDVLVYSPMIHRNDDNTASWKFDQTKPIKSGLLGNHMIVYFSISKA, from the exons ATGcaggcaaaaaaaattttattattg ATAGCAATTGGATTACTATTCTTGGAATGCAATTGCTGCGACGGTGGAGGAAAGAAAGCTGTTACTAAGAACACTTTTGATTATTTCATCCCAACGTATTGGAAACTCGAAGTTACAGATCCGTTTAATATTGGATGGGAAAACTTGGATAAATATCCTATTATCTATATGGATGGACGTAATTACTATGATCTAGGAGATGATCGTCGCGTACCGATAACTCTGATACCTGTTGGAAATGATGAAAGGTTTGATGACAATATCAACCGATTTTTTAGTGTCAGGATTTTAATGCCATCTGGCATGCAACCAGACTTTTCgaaaccatttttcaaaacagTTGTCAATGGATCTGTGATGGGTGTAGCTTACGCTATTGTTAACAGTTCTTATGATGTTCTTGTATATTCTCCGATGATTCATCGAAATGATGATAATACAGCATCTTGGAAGTTCGATCAAACAAAACCAATCAAGTCCGGACTGTTAGGCAATCATATGATAGTGTACTTTTCGATATCTAAAGCttag